A single Gloeocapsa sp. DLM2.Bin57 DNA region contains:
- a CDS encoding glycosyltransferase family 39 protein, with product MSKAIIYCGVLCSLAFLLFLGSTGLVDETEPLFAEAGKGMFLTGDWITPYYNGETRFDKPPLIYWGMAIAFHLFGVNTWGVRLPSALGAIVLTFVSFYTVLRFHKSSNSAWLVPAILSFNFYSLAWGRTGVSDMLLSAGMGCGLLCFFTGYAEASQRKTTLSLWQFPSLWYSLSAVSLALAVLAKGPVGVVLPGLIILAFLLYVGKCKTVVGEMGIIWLTVIFSVIAVPWFVLISQRHSDYIETFFGYHNVQRFTEVVSNHPGPWYYYFIVLLILFIPWSLYLPGAIANTEFWRRRFWSQQSPPEQLPLFAVIWVIAIFVFFSIASTKLPSYILPLIPAASILISLYWGEAKYSTSMLISIIINLIFVFVLAIAFWLSPRFIDVDVAVADLPQILATSGIPVLAGLIWFVCGLSLIFLLIRKQWRWIIWSNIITFIFFFLFVLIPTTFLMDTVRQYPLRNLANSIVEFKQPAEEILMLGFRKPSLVFYSGNNLKFFRTSNSFTDYWETLQQDSVDSVLIVTYIDRLENFYLNQKNYEILDQQAIYLLLRVDVD from the coding sequence ATGAGCAAAGCTATAATTTATTGTGGGGTCTTGTGTTCTCTAGCTTTTTTATTGTTTTTAGGTAGTACAGGTTTAGTAGATGAAACAGAACCCCTTTTTGCTGAAGCAGGTAAGGGGATGTTTCTTACTGGTGATTGGATTACCCCTTATTATAATGGGGAAACTAGATTTGATAAACCTCCTTTAATTTATTGGGGAATGGCGATCGCTTTTCACTTATTCGGAGTCAATACCTGGGGAGTAAGATTACCATCAGCTTTAGGGGCGATCGTTCTAACTTTTGTCTCTTTTTACACCGTCTTACGCTTTCATAAAAGTAGTAATAGTGCTTGGTTAGTTCCTGCTATCCTTAGTTTTAATTTCTATAGTCTGGCTTGGGGACGTACTGGTGTTTCTGATATGCTGTTAAGTGCTGGTATGGGTTGTGGCTTATTATGCTTCTTTACAGGATATGCTGAAGCTTCTCAACGCAAAACAACCCTAAGTCTATGGCAATTTCCCTCTTTATGGTATAGCCTATCTGCTGTTTCTCTGGCTTTAGCTGTCTTAGCCAAAGGTCCAGTAGGAGTGGTTTTACCTGGTTTAATTATCTTAGCTTTTTTATTATACGTAGGTAAGTGCAAAACCGTTGTCGGGGAAATGGGGATTATTTGGTTGACAGTAATTTTCTCGGTTATCGCTGTTCCCTGGTTTGTATTAATCAGTCAGCGTCACAGTGATTATATTGAGACTTTCTTTGGTTATCACAATGTACAACGCTTCACCGAAGTTGTCAGTAACCACCCTGGACCTTGGTATTATTATTTTATTGTGTTGTTGATTTTATTTATCCCTTGGTCACTTTATTTACCAGGGGCGATCGCTAATACAGAATTTTGGCGTCGTCGTTTTTGGAGTCAACAATCTCCTCCTGAACAATTACCTCTATTTGCTGTGATTTGGGTAATAGCTATCTTCGTTTTCTTTAGCATCGCTTCGACTAAATTACCGAGTTATATTTTACCTTTAATTCCCGCTGCTAGTATATTGATAAGTTTATATTGGGGTGAAGCTAAATACTCTACCTCGATGTTGATCAGCATCATTATTAATCTGATTTTTGTCTTTGTTTTAGCTATTGCTTTTTGGTTAAGTCCTCGATTTATTGATGTTGATGTTGCTGTTGCTGATTTACCCCAAATTTTAGCTACTTCTGGTATTCCTGTTTTAGCTGGATTAATCTGGTTTGTCTGTGGATTATCTCTAATATTTCTCTTAATCAGAAAACAATGGCGTTGGATTATTTGGAGTAATATAATCACCTTTATTTTCTTCTTTTTATTCGTCTTAATACCTACCACTTTTTTAATGGATACAGTTCGTCAATATCCCTTAAGAAATCTAGCTAATAGCATAGTGGAATTTAAGCAACCAGCAGAAGAAATCTTGATGTTAGGATTTAGAAAACCAAGTCTAGTTTTTTATTCGGGAAATAATCTTAAATTTTTCCGCACTAGTAACAGTTTTACTGATTATTGGGAAACACTTCAACAGGATTCTGTTGATTCAGTATTAATTGTAACTTATATTGATAGGTTAGAAAATTTCTATCTTAACCAAAAAAACTACGAAATACTAGACCAACAGGCAATTTATTTGTTGTTACGTGTTGACGTAGATTGA